A window of Carassius auratus strain Wakin unplaced genomic scaffold, ASM336829v1 scaf_tig00031272, whole genome shotgun sequence contains these coding sequences:
- the LOC113080419 gene encoding chemokine XC receptor 1-like, translating into MTEDYTSIEPEDQLCHKEEVVKIGSIVIPVYFALLVVFSCIGNLLVLVILVLYEKFRLLINILILNLAVADLLFTFGLPFWASYYIWGWTFGEVGCKAVKFLFYLGFYSSVLFLTVMTVQRYMAVVHPLSDWERCRGFSVAPFIVWILSGTAALLISFHSQVLEHEGVLYCEFDSIPVKHAAVYLQNVFFLIAFCIMGFCQVRMFQRITQSRTKRRHKSIKLIFSIGLVFFIGWAPYNIVMFLRIQQDNGLSSFMDCNVSIRLDYAFYACRLLAFSPCCLNPVLYALIGEKFQKHLKTILKKMC; encoded by the coding sequence ATGACTGAAGACTATACATCTATAGAACCAGAAGACCAACTTTGTCACAAAGAAGAGGTGGTCAAAATTGGATCCATTGTTATTCCAGTTTATTTCGCTTTGCTGGTTGTGTTTAGTTGCATTGGTAACCTGCTGGTTCTGGTCATCCTGGTGCTGTATGAGAAGTTTAGATTGCTGATCAACATCCTGATCCTCAATTTAGCCGTGGCAGATCTGCTTTTCACTTTTGGACTTCCGTTTTGGGCCTCGTACTACATCTGGGGTTGGACATTTGGAGAGGTTGGCTGTAAAGCTGTGAAGTTTCTGTTCTACCTCGGCTTTTACAGCAGCGTGTTGTTCTTGACTGTAATGACCGTTCAGCGTTACATGGCAGTGGTTCATCCTCTGTCTGACTGGGAGAGATGCAGAGGCTTTTCAGTTGCTCCTTTTATCGTTTGGATCCTGAGTGGAACAGCTGCACTCTTAATCTCCTTTCATAGCCAAGTCTTAGAACATGAAGGGGTTCTTTACTGTGAATTTGACAGTATTCCAGTGAAGCATGCTGctgtttatttacaaaatgttttcttctTGATTGCATTTTGCATCATGGGATTTTGTCAAGTCAGAATGTTCCAGAGAATCACACAATCCCGAACAAAGCGGCGACATAAGTCTATCAAACTAATATTCTCCATCGGGCTGGTATTCTTCATCGGTTGGGCTCCATACAACATTGTTATGTTCTTGAGAATTCAGCAGGATAATGGTCTGTCTTCGTTCATGGACTGTAATGTATCCATTCGTCTTGATTATGCATTTTACGCCTGCCGACTGCTGGCTTTTTCACCTTGTTGCTTAAACCCAGTGCTTTATGCTCTAATTGGAGAAaaatttcagaaacatttaaagacaatattgaagaaaatgtgttaa